The following is a genomic window from Oscillospiraceae bacterium.
GGGCCTTGGCGAGGAGATTTTGCGGATCGTGCGGGACGAGGGACTGCCGGCTCTGCCGAAGGGGCTTGAGATTGCCCATGCCTCCCAGGTGATCGGGATGCAGGAGAATCCGGCCGCCGCCGTTCGGGAAAAGAGCGATTCGTCCGTGGTCGTCGGCCTCACGATGCTGGCCGCAGGGCAGGGCGACGCTTTTGTGTCGGCCGGCAGCACGGGCGCGCTGCTCACCGCGGCCACACTGATCGTCAAACGGATCCGTGGGATCCGCCGGGCGGCGCTGGCGCCCGTGTTGCCCACGGCGAAGGGCGGTGCGCTGCTGATCGACTGCGGTGCGAACATTGAGTGCACGCCGGAGTACCTGCTCCAATTCGCGCTGATGGGCTCGTGCTATGTGCAGCGGACCATGGGGGTGGAGGCGCCCCGGGTCGGGCTTCTCAACATCGGCGCCGAGGCGACGAAAGGCGACGAGATGCACCGGGCGGCGTACGCGCTGCTGCGTCGGGCCGGTGACGAGGGACGGATCCATTTTGTCGGCAATGTGGAGGCGCGCGACATCGCCTTCGGCGCGGCGGACGTCGTCGTATCGGACGGATTTTCCGGGAACATCCTGCTCAAGACGATGGAGGGCGTCGGGCTCTTTTTCGTCGATCGGATGAAGGCGATGTTCAAGGCGCGCGCGCG
Proteins encoded in this region:
- the plsX gene encoding phosphate acyltransferase PlsX, with amino-acid sequence MKVILDVMGGDNAPTALVRGALLAREEQQTDIVMVGLGEEILRIVRDEGLPALPKGLEIAHASQVIGMQENPAAAVREKSDSSVVVGLTMLAAGQGDAFVSAGSTGALLTAATLIVKRIRGIRRAALAPVLPTAKGGALLIDCGANIECTPEYLLQFALMGSCYVQRTMGVEAPRVGLLNIGAEATKGDEMHRAAYALLRRAGDEGRIHFVGNVEARDIAFGAADVVVSDGFSGNILLKTMEGVGLFFVDRMKAMFKARARTKLAALLVKDGLGAFRRMIDYTEYGGAPFVGVTAPVVKAHGSSDARAVASAIRQAAAFASSGVIEAIVEHIEQLKVTDA